One genomic region from Loxodonta africana isolate mLoxAfr1 chromosome 17, mLoxAfr1.hap2, whole genome shotgun sequence encodes:
- the BORA gene encoding protein aurora borealis isoform X3, with translation MEDVKESKMQITPETPGRITVLNPFESPSDYSNLHEQTVSSPSVFKSTKLPFFTKDVIVPSPWTDHEGKQLSEYHSSKCININSESPVGGKLTIHSEKSNAACQTLLSLPVDFNLENVLGAYFRADEFADQSPGNLSSSSLRRKLFLDGNGSISDSLSPASPSSPHNGAQASLEVFYSIDLSPVQCKSPVQTPSSGQFSSSPIQDNVKKYSLGSIASHSPISSPTLSPIAFQIRKAPLSEQRKLTFHSPDASSGTNSNGITNPRIRSPYRDGCSSIKNWSPMRLEMCRGGTQYRTSLIQIPFTLEAHSENEEDKENTPPTDVSLPAMDTAGVQLRQLNSTHLVVTAMSITQNRFSASEKELALLQDVESEKENNTVDMVDPVEMADENTFHLKEVVDNGSLPMTDFMSGIAFGIENSHMCMLPLAESSVIPCENSNIQMDSGYNTQNYGSNIMDTVGAESYCRESDAQICEAENKCQVFNTKQDHTTQRCWRKTANPSQCSSP, from the exons TTTTTCACTAAAGATGTCATCGTACCCTCTCCTTGGACGGATCACGAAGGGAAACAGCTTTCAGAGTATCACTCCAGTAAAT GTATAAATATAAATAGTGAATCTCCAGTTGGAGGAAAGTTGACCATTCATTCTGAGAAAAGCAATG ctGCTTGTCAGACATTGCTGTCTCTTCCTGTGGATTTTAACTTAGAAAATGTATTAG GTGCCTATTTTAGAGCTGATGAATTTGCTGATCAGTCTCCTGGAAACCTCAGTTCTTCATCTCTCAGAAGAAAGCTGTTTTTAGATGGGAACGGAAGTATCTCTGATTCCTTATCTCCAGCTTCTCCCAGTAGTCCTCATAATGGTGCTCAGGCCTCACTTGAGGTCTTTTATTCAATAGATTTATCTCCTGTGCAGTGTAAGAGCCCTGTGCAGACACCAAGCTCG GGGCAGTTTTCTTCTAGCCCAATTCAGGATAATGTAAAAAAATACAGTTTGGGAAGCATAGCCAGTCATTCGCCTATTTCTTCACCCACTTTGTCACCAATTGCATTTCAAATAAGAAAGGCACCACTCTCAG AACAAAGGAAGTTGACTTTTCATTCTCCTGATGCTTCATCTGGAACAAATTCTAATGGAATTACGAATCCGCGTATTAGAAGTCCTTATAGAGATGGCTGCTCCTCAATTAAAAATTGGTCTCCAATGAGACTGGAGATGTGTAGGGGTGGGACTCAGTATCGGACCTCCCTGATTCAGATACCATTTACTCTTGAGGCTcacagtgaaaatgaggaagataaAGAGAATACTCCTCCCACAGATGTCTCATTACCAGCCATGGATACTGCGGGCGTACAACTACGGCAGTTGAATAGCACACATCTAGTGGTGACTGCCATGTCTATTACACAAAATCGGTTCAGTGCTTCTGAGAAAGAATTAGCACTGCTGCAGGATGTTGAAAGTGAGAAGGAGAACAACACTGTGGATATGGTTGATCCTGTAGAGATGGCAGATGAGAACACTTTTCACTTAAAGGAGGTGGTTGATAATGGAAGTCTACCCATGACTGATTTCATGAGTGGAATTGCTTTCGGTATTGAAAACTCTCATATGTGCATGTTGCCTCTTGCAGAAAGCAGTGTCATTCCTTGTGAAAACAGCAACATTCAG ATGGACAGTGGCTATAATACACAGAACTACGGAAGCAATATTATGGATACCGTGGGGGCAGAAAGTTACTGCAGAGAAAGTGATGCACAAATCTGTGAAGCTGAGAACAAATGTCAAGTTTTTAATACAAAG CAAGACCATACAACACAGAGGTGCTGGAGGAAAACTGCAAATCCTTCTCAATGCAGCAGTCCATAG
- the BORA gene encoding protein aurora borealis isoform X4 translates to MSKLSPVPLFLNQQNYRIDKDVEDKRQKAIEEFFTKDVIVPSPWTDHEGKQLSEYHSSKCININSESPVGGKLTIHSEKSNAACQTLLSLPVDFNLENVLGAYFRADEFADQSPGNLSSSSLRRKLFLDGNGSISDSLSPASPSSPHNGAQASLEVFYSIDLSPVQCKSPVQTPSSGQFSSSPIQDNVKKYSLGSIASHSPISSPTLSPIAFQIRKAPLSEQRKLTFHSPDASSGTNSNGITNPRIRSPYRDGCSSIKNWSPMRLEMCRGGTQYRTSLIQIPFTLEAHSENEEDKENTPPTDVSLPAMDTAGVQLRQLNSTHLVVTAMSITQNRFSASEKELALLQDVESEKENNTVDMVDPVEMADENTFHLKEVVDNGSLPMTDFMSGIAFGIENSHMCMLPLAESSVIPCENSNIQMDSGYNTQNYGSNIMDTVGAESYCRESDAQICEAENKCQVFNTKQDHTTQRCWRKTANPSQCSSP, encoded by the exons AATAGATAAAGATGTGgaagacaaaagacaaaaagcCATTGAAGAG TTTTTCACTAAAGATGTCATCGTACCCTCTCCTTGGACGGATCACGAAGGGAAACAGCTTTCAGAGTATCACTCCAGTAAAT GTATAAATATAAATAGTGAATCTCCAGTTGGAGGAAAGTTGACCATTCATTCTGAGAAAAGCAATG ctGCTTGTCAGACATTGCTGTCTCTTCCTGTGGATTTTAACTTAGAAAATGTATTAG GTGCCTATTTTAGAGCTGATGAATTTGCTGATCAGTCTCCTGGAAACCTCAGTTCTTCATCTCTCAGAAGAAAGCTGTTTTTAGATGGGAACGGAAGTATCTCTGATTCCTTATCTCCAGCTTCTCCCAGTAGTCCTCATAATGGTGCTCAGGCCTCACTTGAGGTCTTTTATTCAATAGATTTATCTCCTGTGCAGTGTAAGAGCCCTGTGCAGACACCAAGCTCG GGGCAGTTTTCTTCTAGCCCAATTCAGGATAATGTAAAAAAATACAGTTTGGGAAGCATAGCCAGTCATTCGCCTATTTCTTCACCCACTTTGTCACCAATTGCATTTCAAATAAGAAAGGCACCACTCTCAG AACAAAGGAAGTTGACTTTTCATTCTCCTGATGCTTCATCTGGAACAAATTCTAATGGAATTACGAATCCGCGTATTAGAAGTCCTTATAGAGATGGCTGCTCCTCAATTAAAAATTGGTCTCCAATGAGACTGGAGATGTGTAGGGGTGGGACTCAGTATCGGACCTCCCTGATTCAGATACCATTTACTCTTGAGGCTcacagtgaaaatgaggaagataaAGAGAATACTCCTCCCACAGATGTCTCATTACCAGCCATGGATACTGCGGGCGTACAACTACGGCAGTTGAATAGCACACATCTAGTGGTGACTGCCATGTCTATTACACAAAATCGGTTCAGTGCTTCTGAGAAAGAATTAGCACTGCTGCAGGATGTTGAAAGTGAGAAGGAGAACAACACTGTGGATATGGTTGATCCTGTAGAGATGGCAGATGAGAACACTTTTCACTTAAAGGAGGTGGTTGATAATGGAAGTCTACCCATGACTGATTTCATGAGTGGAATTGCTTTCGGTATTGAAAACTCTCATATGTGCATGTTGCCTCTTGCAGAAAGCAGTGTCATTCCTTGTGAAAACAGCAACATTCAG ATGGACAGTGGCTATAATACACAGAACTACGGAAGCAATATTATGGATACCGTGGGGGCAGAAAGTTACTGCAGAGAAAGTGATGCACAAATCTGTGAAGCTGAGAACAAATGTCAAGTTTTTAATACAAAG CAAGACCATACAACACAGAGGTGCTGGAGGAAAACTGCAAATCCTTCTCAATGCAGCAGTCCATAG
- the BORA gene encoding protein aurora borealis isoform X5 — protein MWKTKDKKPLKRYTWHFCTPEDFSYDMFRDQFFTKDVIVPSPWTDHEGKQLSEYHSSKCININSESPVGGKLTIHSEKSNAACQTLLSLPVDFNLENVLGAYFRADEFADQSPGNLSSSSLRRKLFLDGNGSISDSLSPASPSSPHNGAQASLEVFYSIDLSPVQCKSPVQTPSSGQFSSSPIQDNVKKYSLGSIASHSPISSPTLSPIAFQIRKAPLSEQRKLTFHSPDASSGTNSNGITNPRIRSPYRDGCSSIKNWSPMRLEMCRGGTQYRTSLIQIPFTLEAHSENEEDKENTPPTDVSLPAMDTAGVQLRQLNSTHLVVTAMSITQNRFSASEKELALLQDVESEKENNTVDMVDPVEMADENTFHLKEVVDNGSLPMTDFMSGIAFGIENSHMCMLPLAESSVIPCENSNIQMDSGYNTQNYGSNIMDTVGAESYCRESDAQICEAENKCQVFNTKQDHTTQRCWRKTANPSQCSSP, from the exons ATGTGgaagacaaaagacaaaaagcCATTGAAGAG GTATACTTGGCACTTCTGCACCCCAGAAGACTTCAGCTATGACATGTTCAGAGATCAG TTTTTCACTAAAGATGTCATCGTACCCTCTCCTTGGACGGATCACGAAGGGAAACAGCTTTCAGAGTATCACTCCAGTAAAT GTATAAATATAAATAGTGAATCTCCAGTTGGAGGAAAGTTGACCATTCATTCTGAGAAAAGCAATG ctGCTTGTCAGACATTGCTGTCTCTTCCTGTGGATTTTAACTTAGAAAATGTATTAG GTGCCTATTTTAGAGCTGATGAATTTGCTGATCAGTCTCCTGGAAACCTCAGTTCTTCATCTCTCAGAAGAAAGCTGTTTTTAGATGGGAACGGAAGTATCTCTGATTCCTTATCTCCAGCTTCTCCCAGTAGTCCTCATAATGGTGCTCAGGCCTCACTTGAGGTCTTTTATTCAATAGATTTATCTCCTGTGCAGTGTAAGAGCCCTGTGCAGACACCAAGCTCG GGGCAGTTTTCTTCTAGCCCAATTCAGGATAATGTAAAAAAATACAGTTTGGGAAGCATAGCCAGTCATTCGCCTATTTCTTCACCCACTTTGTCACCAATTGCATTTCAAATAAGAAAGGCACCACTCTCAG AACAAAGGAAGTTGACTTTTCATTCTCCTGATGCTTCATCTGGAACAAATTCTAATGGAATTACGAATCCGCGTATTAGAAGTCCTTATAGAGATGGCTGCTCCTCAATTAAAAATTGGTCTCCAATGAGACTGGAGATGTGTAGGGGTGGGACTCAGTATCGGACCTCCCTGATTCAGATACCATTTACTCTTGAGGCTcacagtgaaaatgaggaagataaAGAGAATACTCCTCCCACAGATGTCTCATTACCAGCCATGGATACTGCGGGCGTACAACTACGGCAGTTGAATAGCACACATCTAGTGGTGACTGCCATGTCTATTACACAAAATCGGTTCAGTGCTTCTGAGAAAGAATTAGCACTGCTGCAGGATGTTGAAAGTGAGAAGGAGAACAACACTGTGGATATGGTTGATCCTGTAGAGATGGCAGATGAGAACACTTTTCACTTAAAGGAGGTGGTTGATAATGGAAGTCTACCCATGACTGATTTCATGAGTGGAATTGCTTTCGGTATTGAAAACTCTCATATGTGCATGTTGCCTCTTGCAGAAAGCAGTGTCATTCCTTGTGAAAACAGCAACATTCAG ATGGACAGTGGCTATAATACACAGAACTACGGAAGCAATATTATGGATACCGTGGGGGCAGAAAGTTACTGCAGAGAAAGTGATGCACAAATCTGTGAAGCTGAGAACAAATGTCAAGTTTTTAATACAAAG CAAGACCATACAACACAGAGGTGCTGGAGGAAAACTGCAAATCCTTCTCAATGCAGCAGTCCATAG